Proteins from a genomic interval of Croceicoccus naphthovorans:
- the tnpA gene encoding IS66-like element accessory protein TnpA: MSARIEVVGRVSGRRRWTVDQKLAMLRDAFGPDGSVRSACERHEVSSGQLYTWRRLAMSGELTGTRPSVPALSGASFAEVALAEPAATAAVSSPPGSAPNGRIGIELPSGVKLTVDQTVDADALARVLGVLAR, encoded by the coding sequence ATGAGTGCTCGCATAGAGGTCGTCGGGCGCGTTTCCGGGCGCCGGCGCTGGACGGTGGACCAGAAGCTGGCGATGCTGCGCGATGCGTTTGGGCCTGATGGTTCGGTGCGCTCGGCCTGCGAACGGCACGAGGTGAGCAGCGGACAGCTGTACACGTGGCGGCGATTGGCGATGTCGGGCGAGTTGACCGGCACAAGACCCTCGGTTCCAGCGCTATCCGGGGCGAGCTTTGCCGAGGTCGCCTTGGCCGAGCCGGCAGCTACGGCCGCAGTGTCATCGCCACCGGGATCTGCGCCGAACGGTCGGATCGGCATCGAGCTTCCTTCCGGAGTAAAGCTGACCGTCGATCAGACGGTCGATGCCGATGCGCTGGCGCGGGTGCTTGGCGTGCTCGCCCGATGA
- the tnpB gene encoding IS66 family insertion sequence element accessory protein TnpB (TnpB, as the term is used for proteins encoded by IS66 family insertion elements, is considered an accessory protein, since TnpC, encoded by a neighboring gene, is a DDE family transposase.) → MIPLPPSTRIYLACGATDMRKGFDGLAVLAQQVLKQSPHSGALFAFRGKRGDLVKLLWYDGQGLCLFSKRMDRGRFVWPMTKTGSVSLTAAQLSMLLEGIDWRRPERTAAPLLAG, encoded by the coding sequence ATGATCCCGCTTCCGCCTTCGACCCGCATTTACCTCGCTTGCGGTGCGACCGACATGCGCAAGGGCTTCGACGGTCTCGCTGTTCTGGCGCAGCAGGTGCTGAAGCAAAGCCCGCATTCCGGCGCCTTGTTCGCCTTTCGCGGCAAGCGCGGCGATCTGGTCAAGCTGCTATGGTACGATGGCCAGGGACTGTGCCTGTTTTCCAAGCGCATGGATCGCGGCCGCTTTGTCTGGCCGATGACGAAGACCGGTAGCGTAAGCCTTACCGCGGCGCAGCTTTCAATGCTGCTGGAAGGTATCGACTGGCGCCGTCCGGAGCGCACCGCGGCCCCGCTTCTGGCGGGATAA
- the tnpC gene encoding IS66 family transposase, whose amino-acid sequence MEVPEQASSHMDKDARIAELEVALAARDTLIETLRFQLSQLRRMSFGQSSEKLSSQIEQLELTLEELEGEAELVDAHKDVPATSRRNAPVRSLPPHLPRTERRIEPEAGCCACPDCGGALRALGQDSDEMLDVAPVQWRVIRTVRPKYSCRSCEKIVQARAPVKAIARGKASFATLAHVVVNKFDHHLPLYRQAEMMAAQGIDIDRSTLAGWTGQAAALLDPIVARIREEGLKAGKLHTDDTPVPMLVPGKGKTAQARLWTYVVDDRASGAAGPALVWYRFTPDRSGVHPQGELKTFTGLLQADGYAGYDKLYQGNRISEVACWAHFRRKIFENHQTSPTPLTTDLLERIADLYRIEEEIRGEPPDIRRQHRQEQSRPQVDELRIVIDDALRLLSPKSAMAKALAYGRKRWAALTRYLDEGTAEIDNNIAERAMRSVAIGRKNWLFAGSRVGGERAAAIYSVIETAKLNGIEPQAYIADIIEKVASGWPSSRWDELMPWNWTAEPVPVSPISVNRAA is encoded by the coding sequence ATGGAGGTGCCAGAGCAAGCTTCTTCTCACATGGACAAGGACGCCCGGATCGCCGAGCTGGAAGTAGCTCTTGCGGCTCGCGACACGCTGATCGAGACACTCCGCTTCCAGCTTTCCCAGCTCAGGCGGATGAGCTTCGGCCAGTCCTCCGAGAAGCTTTCCAGCCAGATAGAACAGCTCGAGCTGACGCTGGAAGAACTGGAGGGCGAAGCCGAGCTCGTCGATGCCCACAAGGATGTGCCAGCCACGAGCAGGCGCAATGCGCCGGTCCGCAGCCTCCCGCCCCATCTGCCCCGCACCGAGCGTCGGATCGAACCCGAAGCCGGCTGCTGCGCCTGCCCGGATTGCGGCGGCGCGCTTCGTGCGCTTGGACAGGACAGCGACGAGATGCTCGATGTGGCACCGGTGCAGTGGCGCGTCATCCGCACCGTTCGGCCCAAGTATTCCTGCCGGTCCTGCGAGAAGATCGTCCAGGCAAGGGCCCCTGTGAAGGCGATTGCGCGCGGCAAGGCCAGCTTTGCCACGCTTGCCCATGTGGTCGTGAACAAGTTCGATCACCACCTGCCGCTCTACCGTCAGGCCGAGATGATGGCGGCGCAGGGGATCGATATCGACCGCTCGACCCTCGCCGGTTGGACAGGCCAGGCCGCTGCGCTGCTCGATCCGATCGTCGCCCGTATCCGCGAAGAAGGCCTCAAGGCCGGCAAGCTGCACACCGATGATACGCCGGTGCCGATGCTCGTGCCCGGCAAGGGCAAGACTGCGCAAGCCAGGCTGTGGACCTATGTCGTCGATGATCGCGCCTCGGGCGCCGCCGGTCCGGCGCTGGTCTGGTATCGGTTCACCCCCGATCGAAGCGGCGTCCATCCCCAAGGCGAGCTCAAGACCTTCACCGGTCTGCTTCAGGCCGACGGCTATGCCGGTTACGACAAGCTCTATCAGGGGAACCGTATCAGCGAGGTTGCCTGCTGGGCACATTTCCGCCGCAAGATCTTCGAGAACCATCAGACCAGCCCGACCCCGCTGACCACCGACCTGCTCGAGCGGATCGCCGATCTCTACCGGATCGAAGAGGAGATACGAGGCGAGCCGCCCGATATCCGACGGCAACATCGGCAGGAGCAAAGCCGCCCGCAGGTCGACGAGCTGCGCATCGTGATCGACGACGCGCTGCGCCTACTGTCGCCTAAATCGGCCATGGCCAAGGCGCTTGCCTATGGTCGCAAGCGCTGGGCAGCGCTCACCCGCTATCTCGACGAGGGCACAGCCGAGATAGACAATAACATCGCCGAGCGCGCGATGCGCTCGGTTGCCATCGGGCGGAAGAACTGGCTGTTCGCTGGCTCCAGGGTTGGCGGCGAGCGTGCCGCCGCCATCTATTCCGTCATCGAGACGGCCAAGCTCAATGGCATCGAGCCGCAGGCCTACATCGCCGACATCATCGAGAAGGTCGCCAGCGGATGGCCATCGAGCCGCTGGGACGAACTCATGCCCTGGAACTGGACAGCCGAGCCTGTGCCCGTCAGCCCCATTTCTGTTAACAGGGCGGCATGA
- a CDS encoding plasmid pRiA4b ORF-3 family protein encodes MTETIARLRISLDDIEPEIWRIVDMPLTGSLKMLHDVIQAAMGWQDYHLWQFEAGDRLYGVPDPDWPDRDLAAARNVRLGALIERGIRDLTYTYDMGDDWRHTLTVESVGLGDPDIHYPRFVIGERRCPPEDVGGFPGFEMFLDAMADPSHEEHTHLRRWHGGPFNADDIDEQAIVRRMAAIARRRQIGKAAYARNRKSA; translated from the coding sequence ATGACCGAGACCATCGCCCGACTGCGGATCAGCCTCGATGACATCGAACCCGAGATCTGGCGCATCGTCGACATGCCGCTCACCGGTAGCCTCAAGATGCTGCACGATGTGATCCAGGCTGCGATGGGCTGGCAGGACTATCACCTCTGGCAGTTCGAAGCCGGCGATCGGCTCTACGGCGTTCCCGACCCCGATTGGCCCGACCGTGATCTCGCCGCCGCCAGGAACGTCAGGCTCGGTGCGCTGATCGAGCGCGGGATCCGCGACCTGACCTACACCTATGACATGGGGGACGACTGGCGCCACACCCTCACCGTCGAGAGCGTCGGCCTCGGCGATCCCGACATCCATTACCCGCGTTTCGTAATCGGCGAACGCCGCTGCCCGCCCGAAGATGTTGGCGGTTTCCCGGGCTTCGAGATGTTCCTCGACGCCATGGCGGACCCGTCGCACGAAGAGCATACGCATCTGAGGAGGTGGCATGGCGGCCCGTTCAACGCAGACGATATCGACGAGCAGGCAATCGTGCGAAGGATGGCCGCCATCGCCAGGCGACGGCAGATCGGAAAAGCCGCCTACGCCAGAAACCGAAAGTCAGCCTGA
- a CDS encoding helix-turn-helix domain-containing protein, with protein MIKVPRKKTSTTPPQNPAPVIAMPVELLTVRQAATFAQASQPTIRRWIRAEGLPAYRSKEKGRVRIDKADLVKFLRGDVI; from the coding sequence GTGATCAAGGTGCCGCGCAAGAAGACTTCTACTACGCCCCCGCAGAATCCCGCTCCGGTCATCGCCATGCCCGTTGAGCTGCTGACGGTGCGTCAGGCCGCGACCTTCGCCCAGGCATCCCAGCCCACGATCCGCCGCTGGATACGCGCTGAGGGTCTGCCTGCCTATCGCTCCAAGGAAAAGGGGCGCGTCAGGATCGACAAAGCCGACCTCGTCAAATTCCTGAGAGGCGACGTGATCTGA
- a CDS encoding site-specific integrase: MHTNNHNNSNSEQKKSLLTLEHLREYLLECDLPTSEIALLRSAIKRVDEIIGHGLLDVTANQRVIFERLGHVSPAMAGMSEQSFANLKSRLRKAFRLARGRLFNPRSRYPLTGDWGALQATLDTKMQRATSRLFHFASGQGVLPRHMSDAVIERFEAHLRDEAMTGNWLGTLRGSIRAWNKVAASRDDLPQLTPPEPKRTSYWIDQAEWPSTLVEELDAFLASLASTACFESKSAKPLKPGTIQQYRFNVTVIVSALVHTGTSLSELTSLSDVVRPEHVDRSLRFLHERAGGTITPQMFQLALRARTIGRWCGLPNNELARLDQIFKSVRDQREHRRGMTAKNRALLDKLDDQRFADQLQLLPFILLERAMKNPDRRGSAALARTAMAIELLLVCSVRRANLVSLELGKSIRKIGHGKDAFWIIEHDGAEVKNNEDLRFRLPDQTVALLETYLRDWRPKLCPDPSPWLFPAADGNCIDPKTMAYAIGAQSKRVLGVAITPHQFRHISAELYLKDNPEGIFTVSQHLGHRDINTTRHYYARPKQRQASRHFQEHILRSRDTARIRVRRSVKPRKAVDCSFNEVEDVL, translated from the coding sequence ATGCACACGAACAACCATAACAACAGCAATTCGGAGCAGAAAAAATCGCTTCTCACACTTGAGCATTTGCGCGAATATTTGCTCGAATGCGATTTGCCCACTTCGGAAATTGCCTTGCTCCGCTCTGCCATCAAACGCGTCGACGAGATTATCGGCCACGGCTTGCTGGACGTAACGGCCAACCAGCGCGTCATCTTCGAGCGGCTGGGGCATGTATCTCCGGCAATGGCGGGCATGTCCGAGCAGTCCTTCGCCAACCTCAAGTCCCGTCTGCGCAAAGCGTTCCGTCTCGCCAGGGGCAGGCTGTTCAATCCGCGCTCGCGCTATCCGCTCACCGGCGATTGGGGCGCGTTGCAGGCAACGCTCGACACGAAAATGCAGCGCGCCACTTCCCGCCTGTTCCACTTCGCGTCAGGCCAGGGGGTGTTACCGCGCCATATGTCGGATGCCGTGATCGAACGGTTCGAGGCCCATCTGCGCGATGAGGCCATGACCGGAAACTGGCTGGGCACGCTGCGTGGCAGTATCAGAGCATGGAACAAGGTCGCCGCCTCACGTGACGATCTTCCCCAACTCACGCCGCCTGAGCCCAAGCGAACCAGCTACTGGATCGATCAGGCCGAATGGCCGTCCACGCTGGTGGAGGAACTCGACGCCTTCCTCGCTTCGCTCGCTTCGACGGCCTGCTTTGAAAGCAAGAGTGCCAAGCCTCTGAAACCCGGTACGATCCAGCAATATCGTTTCAATGTAACGGTCATCGTCTCGGCTCTGGTTCACACCGGCACGTCCCTGTCGGAGCTGACGTCCCTTTCAGATGTGGTCAGGCCAGAACACGTCGATCGGAGCTTACGCTTCCTGCATGAACGCGCAGGCGGAACGATCACGCCTCAAATGTTCCAGCTGGCATTGCGCGCTCGCACCATTGGTCGCTGGTGCGGCCTGCCCAATAACGAACTCGCCCGGCTGGACCAGATTTTTAAAAGCGTCCGGGATCAGCGCGAACACAGGCGAGGCATGACCGCCAAGAACCGCGCCTTGCTCGACAAGCTCGACGATCAGCGGTTCGCCGATCAGTTGCAGCTTCTACCGTTCATCCTGCTTGAGCGCGCCATGAAAAATCCGGACCGGCGCGGATCAGCCGCGCTCGCCCGAACCGCTATGGCGATCGAACTGCTGCTGGTGTGCAGCGTCCGCCGCGCCAATCTCGTCAGCCTCGAACTCGGCAAATCTATTCGGAAGATCGGCCACGGCAAGGATGCGTTCTGGATCATCGAGCATGACGGCGCAGAGGTGAAGAACAATGAAGACCTGCGCTTCAGGCTTCCCGATCAAACCGTGGCGCTGCTGGAAACCTATCTGCGCGACTGGCGGCCGAAACTCTGTCCCGATCCCTCGCCCTGGCTGTTCCCGGCGGCGGATGGGAACTGCATCGACCCTAAGACCATGGCCTATGCCATCGGTGCCCAATCAAAGCGCGTTCTGGGGGTGGCCATCACACCGCATCAGTTCCGTCACATATCGGCGGAACTCTACCTGAAGGACAACCCCGAAGGCATTTTCACCGTCAGCCAGCATCTCGGGCACCGCGACATCAATACGACCCGTCACTATTATGCCCGGCCCAAGCAGCGGCAGGCCTCCCGCCACTTCCAGGAGCATATTCTGCGCAGCCGCGACACCGCACGGATCAGGGTCAGGCGTAGCGTAAAGCCTCGTAAAGCCGTGGATTGCAGCTTCAACGAGGTGGAGGACGTGTTGTGA
- a CDS encoding site-specific integrase encodes MSTPLCLKPPQWPAVDQLRYREAREARSFLDAPNPASKWSAARCRNVEQGYGQWLSFLTRNGWLDAGAPPETRVTPDRVRLFLIQLQDRVASCSVEMIFEGFARMIMAIAPSQDWNWLRTVIRNLKAIARPEKDKRAHMVDARQLLSLGVDLMDRALEMGDRYHAATCMRDGLLIAVLACCPVRIANLTAIEIGRHLLFDGDRYLLFFTEEETKTSHPYQAELPQSLTPYIDVWLRDHRRRLLMQGDGSKTDRLWIDRWGQPMGDRSIRDQIEKRTKDAFGRHVWPHLARSIAASSFVDHDPDMVALVPDLLGHTDHQTAHKYYILADGARAHEAVQLAFEARRAAAVARLTARKEREDA; translated from the coding sequence GTGAGCACTCCTCTTTGCCTCAAGCCTCCCCAATGGCCCGCCGTTGACCAGTTGCGTTACCGTGAGGCCCGCGAGGCCAGAAGTTTTCTGGACGCTCCCAACCCCGCCAGCAAGTGGAGCGCGGCCCGCTGCCGCAATGTCGAGCAGGGGTACGGCCAGTGGCTGTCATTCCTCACCCGCAACGGCTGGCTCGATGCCGGAGCACCGCCCGAAACGAGAGTGACACCTGATCGCGTTCGCCTGTTCCTCATCCAGCTTCAGGACCGGGTCGCGTCCTGCAGCGTGGAAATGATCTTCGAGGGCTTCGCCCGGATGATCATGGCGATAGCTCCCAGCCAGGACTGGAACTGGCTGCGGACCGTCATCCGCAACCTCAAGGCCATTGCCAGGCCGGAAAAGGACAAGCGTGCCCACATGGTCGACGCCCGGCAGCTTTTGTCGCTGGGGGTCGATCTGATGGATCGGGCGCTCGAGATGGGTGATCGCTATCACGCTGCGACTTGCATGCGCGATGGCTTACTGATTGCTGTTCTTGCCTGCTGCCCTGTCAGGATCGCCAACCTGACGGCGATCGAGATCGGGCGGCATCTGCTATTCGACGGCGACCGCTACCTCCTCTTCTTCACCGAGGAGGAAACCAAGACCTCTCATCCCTATCAGGCCGAACTACCCCAGTCCCTCACCCCCTATATCGACGTCTGGTTGCGTGATCACCGCCGCAGACTGCTGATGCAGGGCGACGGGTCGAAAACCGACCGGCTGTGGATTGATCGCTGGGGGCAACCAATGGGAGATCGTTCGATCCGGGATCAAATCGAAAAGCGCACGAAGGACGCCTTCGGTCGTCATGTCTGGCCGCATCTAGCCCGCAGCATCGCGGCGAGCAGTTTCGTCGATCACGACCCTGACATGGTGGCGCTTGTGCCGGACCTCCTCGGCCACACCGATCACCAGACTGCACATAAATACTACATTCTCGCCGATGGAGCCCGCGCTCACGAAGCGGTGCAGTTGGCCTTCGAGGCGCGAAGAGCCGCCGCAGTGGCGCGGCTTACGGCGCGGAAGGAGCGCGAAGATGCCTGA
- a CDS encoding recombinase family protein — MTRAAIYVRVSTARQAERDLSIPDQIVQCRTWCARQGIEVVQVFSEPGASALDEDRPVFQEMIHTAKRTDKPFDLVVVHSLSRFSRDSLHSELYIRELRKAGVELVSITQEVGQDPTGEMFRKLLHIFDEHQSRETAKHVHRAMLENARQGFWNGSRPPYGYGVEIAERRGNKDKKVLVVDEAEARVVRMIFDMASGTEGRPMGVKAIATWLNERGLLRRGRRFTTGGVHDILTSTTYHGLHHFNRTDSRNGRPRPPSEWVPFVVPAIIDEKTFNAVQALLQSRAPKRVAPRIVNSPTLLARVARCGHCGAALIQNTGKGGQYRYYCCSTRLKEGPFGCKGLRMPMDKLDDIVIGEVSKQILQPDHLVALLDEYLRTAIEREDRNRDRLRQMRQDHKEAEAGIARLLELVEKGLMDAEDASMRERLVNLRFRRDELAEQISDLTRRLAMAEPIITPEKIEKVALLLREKLHSGPPDLRQAYARLLLNEVRVDDREIRISGSKAVLARSAAGGVAKTTPAVLSFVREWRTRQDSNLWPPPSGSRGTTRRKARRSHVPQSTSSHRCRLTGGNFARHCKGSVQLTGHRLPPDSIVPRLC; from the coding sequence ATGACGCGGGCGGCAATCTACGTCCGCGTATCAACCGCACGGCAGGCCGAGCGCGATCTGTCGATCCCCGATCAGATCGTCCAATGCCGCACATGGTGCGCTCGGCAGGGCATCGAGGTGGTGCAGGTCTTCTCCGAGCCGGGGGCTTCCGCCCTCGACGAAGATCGGCCCGTGTTCCAGGAGATGATCCACACGGCGAAACGGACGGACAAGCCCTTTGATCTCGTTGTCGTGCATTCCCTGAGTCGGTTCAGCCGCGACTCGCTGCACTCCGAGCTTTATATCCGCGAGTTACGAAAAGCCGGGGTCGAACTGGTCTCCATCACGCAGGAGGTCGGACAAGACCCAACCGGTGAGATGTTCCGCAAGCTGCTGCACATCTTCGACGAGCATCAGAGCCGGGAAACCGCCAAACACGTCCACCGCGCCATGTTGGAGAACGCTCGTCAGGGCTTCTGGAATGGTTCGCGACCGCCGTATGGCTACGGCGTCGAGATCGCCGAGCGCCGAGGCAACAAGGACAAGAAAGTGCTGGTGGTCGACGAGGCCGAGGCGCGGGTCGTTCGGATGATCTTTGACATGGCCTCCGGCACCGAAGGCCGCCCGATGGGCGTGAAAGCCATCGCCACATGGCTCAACGAGCGCGGCCTCCTCCGGCGAGGACGCAGGTTCACGACCGGTGGCGTTCACGACATCCTGACCTCCACAACCTATCACGGGCTGCACCATTTCAACCGCACCGACAGCCGCAACGGTCGCCCACGCCCGCCGTCCGAATGGGTGCCGTTCGTGGTGCCCGCGATCATCGACGAAAAGACCTTCAACGCCGTGCAGGCTCTCCTGCAGAGCCGTGCGCCCAAACGAGTGGCCCCGCGCATCGTCAACTCCCCCACACTGCTGGCCAGAGTAGCCCGATGCGGCCATTGCGGGGCAGCTCTGATCCAGAACACCGGCAAGGGCGGGCAGTATCGCTATTACTGTTGCTCGACCCGTCTCAAGGAAGGCCCGTTCGGCTGCAAGGGACTGCGCATGCCGATGGACAAGCTCGATGACATTGTGATCGGCGAAGTATCGAAGCAGATATTGCAGCCGGATCACCTCGTCGCCCTGCTCGACGAATATCTGCGCACAGCGATCGAGCGCGAGGACCGCAACCGGGATCGCCTGCGTCAGATGCGCCAGGACCATAAGGAAGCCGAGGCTGGTATCGCCCGGCTGCTGGAACTGGTCGAGAAGGGCCTCATGGACGCCGAGGATGCCTCGATGCGTGAGCGGCTGGTCAATCTGCGGTTCCGGCGCGACGAGCTTGCCGAACAGATTTCTGATCTGACCCGTCGCCTAGCGATGGCCGAGCCCATAATCACACCCGAGAAGATCGAGAAGGTTGCGCTGCTACTGCGTGAGAAGCTGCACAGCGGCCCGCCCGATCTGCGTCAAGCTTATGCCCGGCTGCTGCTCAACGAGGTCCGTGTCGACGATCGGGAAATCCGCATCAGCGGCTCCAAGGCCGTGCTGGCCCGGAGCGCCGCAGGGGGCGTGGCCAAAACCACGCCCGCAGTTCTCTCTTTTGTTCGAGAATGGCGCACTCGACAGGATTCGAACCTGTGGCCTCCGCCTTCGGGCAGCAGGGGAACAACAAGGAGGAAGGCAAGGCGAAGTCATGTTCCGCAATCGACGTCCTCGCACCGATGTCGTCTGACAGGGGGCAACTTCGCGCGGCATTGCAAGGGGTCCGTGCAGTTGACTGGACACCGCTTGCCGCCGGACTCGATCGTGCCGAGGCTCTGCTGA
- a CDS encoding lasso peptide biosynthesis B2 protein, producing the protein MRLAYHLLHHSRHGLPFRLSAKLIGLAASRSASHPHGGQNTVEAIARAVAATEDAVGFSDCYPRALLTAWLALAAGNSCVLAIGVLAPTRKLHAWCTVAGVLPFEPVAEHYLYQPAWTITLP; encoded by the coding sequence ATGCGGTTGGCCTATCACCTCCTTCATCATTCGCGTCATGGCCTGCCGTTCAGGCTGAGTGCGAAGCTGATCGGGCTGGCAGCGAGCCGTTCAGCAAGCCATCCGCACGGCGGGCAGAACACGGTAGAAGCGATCGCGCGTGCGGTTGCCGCCACGGAAGATGCCGTCGGATTCTCCGATTGCTATCCTCGCGCCTTGCTTACCGCTTGGCTGGCGCTTGCCGCGGGCAACTCCTGTGTTCTGGCGATCGGTGTGCTGGCGCCGACGCGAAAGTTGCACGCCTGGTGCACGGTCGCCGGTGTCCTGCCGTTCGAGCCGGTGGCAGAGCATTATCTTTATCAACCGGCCTGGACCATCACGCTGCCCTGA
- a CDS encoding asparagine synthase-related protein translates to MPAFFRPTTTNVEIGDAELEVRTSVATRHVTLPGCGITYLCLYDDEIDQRTELFIRRLAMAGTEAIAPYLELTDIAFIVRHDGSLSVMRGGACPIALYYCPTEKGLRFTTALPVANTSRLSRRGIIMVVAAACQHSSYEPNAFTETPVAGWHRVRRASINHFVANRLERCELIDGRPVRTVSREEIAAEVRAAFMAYGNSQAGITRSVLEVSGGFDSTLAATTLMARQDMHGISSVYPYYEFRDEVEVQAGVAGELGIPRTILDGTTLFPYAPSDEPVRWDEPSVYVTGIRHAEQVARFASRHHAQRIYMGHGGDQCFATDLTSREGLVRNPPGRGPFSARSWAIVSAATKATNASPWMARSAGTFVYDARQDLWVKERYGVTIRTPFSDLRIFQAGQLWSEHSAARGKRPDKSILVDALGSYLPDAVVRRKGKTAYDGVWMRAYERHATHIADCFDRAAATLGHLGISATWLIRRTRALGAWKPVSDREVLALYAVAFWILAWELDRPEELCWAP, encoded by the coding sequence ATGCCGGCCTTTTTTCGCCCAACCACAACGAATGTCGAAATTGGAGACGCCGAACTCGAGGTCCGCACTTCGGTCGCCACCCGGCACGTCACGCTACCGGGCTGCGGCATCACCTATCTGTGCCTCTATGACGATGAAATCGATCAGCGGACCGAACTCTTCATCAGGCGCTTGGCGATGGCCGGCACGGAAGCGATCGCGCCTTATCTTGAACTGACCGACATCGCCTTCATTGTGCGGCATGATGGCAGTTTGTCGGTTATGCGCGGCGGAGCGTGCCCGATTGCACTCTATTACTGCCCAACCGAGAAGGGGCTGCGCTTCACAACCGCCCTGCCCGTCGCGAACACTTCACGCCTTTCCCGGCGTGGAATCATCATGGTCGTCGCCGCAGCGTGCCAGCACTCTTCTTATGAGCCGAACGCTTTCACCGAAACGCCAGTCGCCGGATGGCACCGGGTGCGTCGCGCCTCGATCAACCATTTCGTCGCGAACCGGCTCGAACGCTGCGAACTCATCGATGGACGACCGGTCCGCACAGTGAGCCGGGAAGAGATTGCCGCAGAGGTCCGTGCGGCATTCATGGCGTACGGGAATTCGCAGGCCGGGATCACCAGATCGGTCCTGGAGGTTTCAGGCGGATTCGATAGCACGCTTGCCGCGACCACACTGATGGCGCGGCAGGACATGCACGGCATCTCATCGGTCTATCCCTATTATGAGTTCCGCGACGAGGTCGAAGTGCAAGCGGGTGTCGCTGGAGAACTTGGAATTCCCCGCACTATCCTCGACGGCACAACGCTTTTCCCCTACGCGCCCAGCGACGAGCCTGTGCGCTGGGACGAGCCGTCGGTCTATGTAACCGGCATCCGCCATGCCGAGCAGGTTGCGCGCTTCGCCAGTCGGCACCATGCACAGCGCATCTATATGGGGCATGGCGGGGACCAATGCTTCGCGACGGATCTGACCTCAAGGGAAGGACTTGTCCGCAATCCACCGGGGCGAGGACCGTTTTCAGCGCGAAGCTGGGCCATTGTTTCCGCAGCCACAAAGGCCACTAACGCATCGCCCTGGATGGCCCGGTCAGCCGGCACGTTCGTCTATGACGCGCGGCAGGACCTATGGGTCAAGGAACGATATGGCGTCACCATCAGGACGCCGTTTTCCGATCTGCGCATATTTCAGGCAGGTCAGCTCTGGTCGGAGCACTCGGCGGCAAGGGGCAAGCGGCCCGACAAATCGATCCTGGTGGATGCGCTGGGCAGCTATCTTCCCGACGCCGTTGTCCGGCGGAAGGGCAAGACGGCCTATGACGGCGTTTGGATGCGCGCTTATGAACGCCATGCCACTCATATTGCCGATTGTTTCGATCGCGCCGCCGCCACGCTGGGGCATCTGGGCATTTCCGCAACATGGTTGATTCGCAGGACCCGCGCGCTTGGTGCCTGGAAGCCCGTGTCGGACAGGGAAGTGCTGGCGCTCTACGCGGTCGCGTTCTGGATTCTGGCTTGGGAACTTGACCGACCGGAGGAGCTTTGCTGGGCGCCGTGA
- a CDS encoding DUF6445 family protein produces MVVDSTGPQIIVVDDFLTDPDGVRATALRQPYVKMHSAGLRTEARFLHLAPYRQRFEDLLGHQLAHWDDNTANGRFQVCFANDAIPYHSDSQSYAGVLFLTPDAPLGAGLSFFRGRRSGLRRRSSDAALMALTFGSDAEFDRGHWEEIDRISNIYNRLVLFDAHLAHGASAYFGDRLENGRLFQNFFFDIATRDHGAQQSSSGRSSSQARIQNATA; encoded by the coding sequence ATGGTCGTTGATAGCACCGGCCCGCAGATCATCGTCGTCGATGACTTTCTGACAGATCCCGACGGCGTGCGGGCGACGGCGCTCAGGCAGCCCTATGTCAAAATGCACAGCGCCGGCCTGCGTACCGAGGCGCGTTTCCTGCATCTGGCGCCCTATCGCCAAAGGTTCGAGGATTTGCTCGGTCATCAGTTGGCGCATTGGGACGACAATACCGCCAACGGGCGATTCCAGGTTTGCTTCGCCAACGATGCCATCCCGTATCATTCCGACAGTCAGTCTTATGCAGGCGTCCTGTTTCTTACCCCCGACGCCCCGCTGGGAGCGGGCCTGTCTTTCTTCCGCGGGCGCCGGAGCGGTCTGCGCCGACGGTCCAGCGACGCCGCACTGATGGCCTTGACCTTCGGGAGCGATGCGGAATTCGACCGCGGGCACTGGGAGGAGATCGACCGGATCAGCAATATCTATAACCGCCTGGTCCTGTTCGACGCGCATCTCGCCCATGGCGCGAGCGCCTATTTCGGCGACCGGTTGGAGAACGGCAGGCTGTTTCAGAATTTCTTCTTCGATATTGCTACCCGGGATCACGGCGCCCAGCAAAGCTCCTCCGGTCGGTCAAGTTCCCAAGCCAGAATCCAGAACGCGACCGCGTAG